CCCCCATACTCTCTGCAAAGGCTTGATTCACAGGATAAAAGCTTGGAAAAGTCAACAGCTTTTCAAAGTAAGGTATCGGTCGTTCAAGAGTCACTTGTAAGGTGTGATCATCAATAGGCTTTACACCAAGCTCACTTGGATCCACATCTCCATTCATCACTGTTTCATAGTTCTTAAACGCTGCAATTTCAATCATAAACTGATACATCATCTGGGTCTTAGGATCAGCAAGTCTCTTCCATGAATAGGCAAAATCCTCAGCGGTAACAGGTGCGCCATTCGACCACACCGCATTTTCCCTCAACTTAAAGGTATAGTTCAGTCCATCCTCGCTTTTATGATAAGACTTTGCTACACCAAATTCCAAAACCTCTTTTTCACCAAGCGAAAATAGGCCCTCCATGGTATTCCCCAAGATTTCGAATGAAAATAAATCGGTGGCTTTATTCGTATCCAAGCTAGGAATATCCGTCCGTGTTGCAAGATGAAGCACTTGCCTTCCTTGGTCGTCTGCTTGTGTGCTTGCTTGCTTGTAAGAAACCCGTCCTCCAAAGGAATGACCCACGATCCCTTTCACATAGGACTTTACCAGTTCAAAACGACGCCTCTGGTAAAGCGGAACAATTACGGCTTCCTCTTCAATCAACATCCTCTCAAGACTCTGAACCGCCAACACTCTTTCAACATAGCTATTGGCAAGGTCTGAATGCTTAATATGATCCACTACCTCATCATAGATTTCATTTGAAAATCCAGCAGTATTATAATCACCATCCGTAACCCACATTTCTAAAAAAGTCATCGGGTCTGGATAATCAGGTCCCCACCCTTCATATAGCATATGAATAGGAACATCCTTGGGATATCTTTGCGATGAAAATGGTCTTTGAATCAGCTCGACGGTCATTCCATCCAAAGTGGATTCAATACTTTCTTTTATTCTATCTGATATGCTGTAAATACTAGGACCATCAAACGAGTAGAAGTGAATATGTGCATTTGTGAAACTTAGCTCTTCTTTTGCCATATTCCAGTACTCTCTAGCTAGAACAGGATTGTAATGCATCCAACCTTCCTGATTGAAAGCCCTATAGTCCGTTCCCTTATCAAACACAAAGTTTTTAGGCACAAGATAATCAGCAGTAATAAAGTCATCATAGCCAGCCATATGAATAAAACTTCCTTTATCAATTGCTAAAGAAATAGCCTTTCTTGCATGAACATTCTTCATCAAAACATAAGGATCCACATATGTTTCTTCTTCACTCTCAATCGCAACTGGCTCATCGACTACCTGAAGTGTATTTTCCTCATTAGACCTGGTGGTACAAGCCGTCAGTAAAAATAGCATCATAAAGATAATCAGTATCCTTTGAAAAAACTTCATTCTTAGCACGATTCCTTTCTACTAGTCATTTCTAGTCAACCTCTCGAGTATGAATTTTCAATTTTCACTCCTAACATTTCGTATAAGATACAGCTGATGTAGTGAATGCAACTCTACTAAAACTCAATATCCTCTATTGCTTTTTTGGCCCTTTTGCAACAAAAACTCCGCTATTTTTTGTAATCTTGATGTAGCCTTCATTTAGAATACGGTCATTCAATAGTTCGTATAATTCATTGATACGTTCATTTGTCATTACCTCGTCGATATTAAGGTGACCTTTCATCGATAGCATGTAATCGATAAGGGGCTGTGCATCGGTTATCTGTAATGAATCCTCATAATACCTTACTTCAACCGAATCAAAATATTCCCTTAGTTGCGCTTGCCCGTTCTCTAGACCGAACTCATGGGCAACAGAAAAAGTTTTAGCATCAAGTCGAGAGTCAAAATCCGAAAGGATTTCTTTCATCTCTCTCAAATGGTCCAGTCCGTTTGTAGAAGCATAAAATGTTCCGTTTGATTTTAATATTCTGGCCACTTCTCCAATGGCTATCTTGCGGTCAGATACATGATATAACATATGGTTTGCTATCACACAGTCAGCATGGTTGGACGCAAACCGTGAATTTTGAATATCGTCGACTTCGTAATTGCATACTTGACCGATTTCATTCAAGTTCTCCTTGGCTGAAAGAATCATTCCTTGTGAAATATCAGAAAGGCTAATCTTTATATTTTGAGGGATTCTTTCTATGTTTTCCTTCCATATGCTCCCATTGCCGCATCCGAATTCTACTACAACATGGTTTGAGTTCAATTCATATTGATCATAGATCCAGTTTTGCCAACTATAATGATTCGTACTATAGATTTT
The Fusibacter sp. A1 DNA segment above includes these coding regions:
- a CDS encoding ABC transporter substrate-binding protein, encoding MKFFQRILIIFMMLFLLTACTTRSNEENTLQVVDEPVAIESEEETYVDPYVLMKNVHARKAISLAIDKGSFIHMAGYDDFITADYLVPKNFVFDKGTDYRAFNQEGWMHYNPVLAREYWNMAKEELSFTNAHIHFYSFDGPSIYSISDRIKESIESTLDGMTVELIQRPFSSQRYPKDVPIHMLYEGWGPDYPDPMTFLEMWVTDGDYNTAGFSNEIYDEVVDHIKHSDLANSYVERVLAVQSLERMLIEEEAVIVPLYQRRRFELVKSYVKGIVGHSFGGRVSYKQASTQADDQGRQVLHLATRTDIPSLDTNKATDLFSFEILGNTMEGLFSLGEKEVLEFGVAKSYHKSEDGLNYTFKLRENAVWSNGAPVTAEDFAYSWKRLADPKTQMMYQFMIEIAAFKNYETVMNGDVDPSELGVKPIDDHTLQVTLERPIPYFEKLLTFPSFYPVNQAFAESMGESFGTSADTTLYNGPFIVSDWKDNQDYSMTMNDVFRMVKNEAYWDAQHVVMDEVSYMFSDEIQENIELYKEGKLDKVVVYGDELALLGEDAELVQSLEPVMFYLVLNQYPFNME
- a CDS encoding class I SAM-dependent methyltransferase, whose protein sequence is MSRANDREIVKKQYSTENNLSTRQNLHKIYSTNHYSWQNWIYDQYELNSNHVVVEFGCGNGSIWKENIERIPQNIKISLSDISQGMILSAKENLNEIGQVCNYEVDDIQNSRFASNHADCVIANHMLYHVSDRKIAIGEVARILKSNGTFYASTNGLDHLREMKEILSDFDSRLDAKTFSVAHEFGLENGQAQLREYFDSVEVRYYEDSLQITDAQPLIDYMLSMKGHLNIDEVMTNERINELYELLNDRILNEGYIKITKNSGVFVAKGPKKQ